In the Bacteroidota bacterium genome, one interval contains:
- a CDS encoding DUF6624 domain-containing protein — MQRVLFLFLIFAPLSIAHGQTTSPPPPLEPAYLIAMLDTINTTEQEPIRRRDALMKQFGVESEEAAAAQAEYKRNHAINEKKVRALLDTYGWPDPAVIGERGIITICNVIQHAEQETRVLYLPMMQDAVKAGKLPPRLLARAEDRIASERGELQLYGGQMKYYPESKSFNVWPVYDPVNIDKRRAAIGLGPIAEHLKNRFDFEWNLEEQIERTKAYEASKQ, encoded by the coding sequence ATGCAACGCGTGCTATTCCTCTTTCTCATCTTTGCCCCGTTGTCCATTGCACACGGACAAACAACGTCCCCCCCTCCTCCTCTCGAGCCGGCATACCTTATTGCCATGCTTGACACCATCAACACGACCGAGCAAGAACCGATACGCCGTAGAGACGCCTTGATGAAACAGTTTGGGGTTGAGTCGGAAGAAGCTGCAGCCGCGCAAGCCGAGTACAAGCGAAACCATGCCATCAACGAGAAAAAAGTGCGCGCCCTGCTCGACACGTATGGCTGGCCAGACCCTGCGGTAATTGGAGAGCGCGGCATAATTACCATTTGCAACGTTATCCAGCACGCGGAGCAAGAGACCCGCGTGCTGTACCTGCCGATGATGCAGGATGCTGTCAAAGCCGGCAAATTACCGCCCAGATTACTCGCCCGGGCAGAAGATCGTATTGCCTCAGAACGGGGCGAACTCCAGCTATATGGCGGGCAGATGAAGTACTACCCGGAATCCAAGAGCTTTAATGTCTGGCCCGTCTACGACCCGGTTAATATCGACAAAAGAAGGGCCGCGATTGGCCTGGGCCCGATTGCAGAACACCTCAAAAACAGGTTCGACTTTGAGTGGAATCTTGAAGAACAAATTGAGCGAACGAAGGCTTACGAAGCATCAAAGCAGTGA